GTCGGAGCCGTCCGAACGGAACAGCGCCAGGAGGTTAGTCAACGCCTGCTGGGGCAGACAACGTCTCAGCCGCGTCGACGCGTCCTCGTCTCGACGACCGGCGAAAGCCACACCATGTCTCACCTCGCCGACGGCGACGAGTCAGCGACGACCGCACTCGTCAACTACGAGACTCAGTCTCGGGGTGCTGCCGCCGCTAACAGCGACTCGCAGTCGATGGAATCCGTCTCCGTGCAGTCCGACAACTCCCCGACCACCGTCGCCACACTCGCCGACCTCGGAATCGCCGTCTCGAACGCCATCGAGGAGTTCGAACGTGACGCCACCAGCCTCGCACCGGGTGAGCTTCGCATCGCCGTCGACTCGCTTGTTCCGCTCCTCGAGGAGTACGGCGCCGAACGCGTCTTCAAATTCGCCCACCTGACAAACGGCCGCACCCGAGACGCCGACGGCATGATCCACTACCATCTCCCGCTGGACCGCGACTCCGACGTCGTTTCGGTCCTGACGCCGGTGTTCGATATCGTCATCGAACTCCGCGATCGAAACGGCGTCTTCCAGGAACGGTGGACGATCAACGACGGCGACCACAGCTCCGGCTGGCTCTCGATCGGATAGTCGTAACGCCTCTCGATCGCTCGAGCGTCACGTCCACTATCTCCCGGGGCGACCGATCACAGTTTCCCTCTCACTTGCCGATGCTATGAAACCGAAATTCGAACCCCTCGACGACGGCCTCGAAATTATCGATCCGATCGAACGTCACCGGTATCGGCTGACGACTCACGAGCGAGTAGACCCGGTGCCAATAAGCACTGACGAGATTCCGTTTCCAGTTGATTCGACTGCTAAGATTTCGACTGAAACGATAACACTCCCGTCAAGCGACCTTCTTTATATTCGGGATCAGGATGGGTTGATGATCACCGAAGTGCAGCCGGACGAACAAGCATCATTACCGGAAGATCAGTATATCATAGACTTG
This genomic window from Haloterrigena salifodinae contains:
- a CDS encoding DUF7504 family protein, coding for MFSRNGWGSGSGDEQFTAELSQLKRRGASVLVVGAVRTEQRQEVSQRLLGQTTSQPRRRVLVSTTGESHTMSHLADGDESATTALVNYETQSRGAAAANSDSQSMESVSVQSDNSPTTVATLADLGIAVSNAIEEFERDATSLAPGELRIAVDSLVPLLEEYGAERVFKFAHLTNGRTRDADGMIHYHLPLDRDSDVVSVLTPVFDIVIELRDRNGVFQERWTINDGDHSSGWLSIG